The Methanosarcinales archaeon genome has a segment encoding these proteins:
- a CDS encoding ABC transporter permease: MINFIQSLRIAMGSIKSAKMRSILTTLGIVIGVAAVIANVSLGASFNQYFADLSLNAGTNYIVVVGKEPNLFHDNEMKLIDNTPGIVSITPFKEKSAEVTYYSTSKHIGVRGVTEDMEEIANIELEDGAFLDDKDKYVTVIGHEIAYDKFDRKIFTQNSIDITFRTKEGNIITKKFMVKGIIEKSKESFFPSGIGDDVILIPVTTLNEILGENDYGAFLAMSSSLDTIKETDEEVDKRLARHFGVPTRDMENEDAKPYFMNNQAEDLESLGQLSDALAALLTAVSLIALIAGSIGIMNIMLVTVTERTREIGILKSLGFTNWNVLFLFIVESIVLSVFGGLLGIGLGVLGAYGAQSLMALPSVFPVELIIIGFAISVIVGLIAGVYPANKAAKMNTVDALRH; encoded by the coding sequence ATGATAAACTTTATACAGTCTCTGCGTATCGCAATGGGAAGCATAAAAAGTGCCAAAATGAGGTCCATCCTAACTACTCTGGGTATTGTAATCGGTGTGGCCGCAGTAATCGCAAATGTATCACTGGGAGCCAGTTTCAACCAGTATTTTGCAGACTTATCTTTGAATGCAGGCACTAATTATATCGTAGTAGTTGGAAAGGAACCAAACCTTTTCCATGACAATGAAATGAAACTGATCGATAATACTCCTGGTATAGTGAGCATTACACCTTTTAAGGAAAAATCTGCCGAAGTTACCTACTATTCCACGTCCAAACATATTGGTGTTCGTGGAGTTACTGAAGATATGGAAGAAATAGCAAATATTGAACTGGAAGATGGAGCTTTCCTGGATGATAAGGACAAGTATGTAACTGTCATCGGCCATGAAATAGCGTATGATAAATTTGACAGGAAGATTTTCACCCAAAATTCTATTGATATTACATTTCGTACAAAAGAGGGCAATATTATTACAAAGAAGTTTATGGTCAAGGGGATAATTGAAAAATCAAAAGAATCGTTTTTTCCATCCGGGATTGGAGATGATGTAATCTTAATTCCAGTGACAACATTAAATGAGATACTGGGAGAGAATGATTATGGAGCTTTCCTTGCCATGTCATCCAGCCTGGATACTATAAAGGAAACAGATGAGGAAGTTGATAAAAGGTTGGCCCGTCATTTTGGTGTCCCTACACGTGATATGGAAAATGAGGATGCAAAGCCATATTTCATGAATAACCAGGCAGAGGATCTGGAGAGCTTGGGCCAATTATCTGATGCACTGGCAGCACTGCTCACTGCTGTTTCTTTGATCGCATTAATCGCAGGCTCAATAGGTATCATGAACATCATGCTGGTAACAGTAACCGAACGTACCCGCGAGATAGGTATTTTAAAGTCACTGGGTTTCACCAATTGGAATGTCCTGTTCCTATTCATTGTGGAATCTATAGTCTTGAGTGTGTTCGGCGGACTGCTGGGTATCGGATTGGGTGTACTGGGTGCATATGGTGCACAGAGTTTAATGGCACTGCCATCCGTATTCCCGGTCGAACTTATCATAATAGGATTTGCCATTTCTGTCATCGTAGGACTGATCGCTGGCGTATATCCTGCTAACAAAGCTGCAAAGATGAACACTGTTGATGCATTGAGGCATTAG
- a CDS encoding FtsX-like permease family protein, with amino-acid sequence MYERIFIPISTWNEIMGEDDYGSFFAMASSMDTIQATSDDLDQKLGRHFGVPSRDMDDDDSKPYSIFNQADILEMTDQMAGALTALLTSVALIALIVGSIGIMNIMLVSVTERTHEIGILKSLGFTNSNVLLLFIVESVVLSVIGGLLGIGFGVLGAYGAQSLMELPSVFPIELIFVGFAVSVIVGLIAGIYPANKAARMNTVDALRHE; translated from the coding sequence ATATACGAACGCATATTCATCCCGATTTCGACCTGGAATGAGATAATGGGAGAAGATGATTATGGCAGTTTCTTTGCAATGGCATCCAGTATGGATACAATACAAGCGACTTCTGATGACCTGGATCAGAAACTTGGCCGCCATTTCGGAGTCCCATCAAGGGATATGGATGATGATGATTCCAAACCCTATTCAATCTTCAACCAGGCTGACATCCTTGAGATGACTGACCAAATGGCTGGAGCTTTGACTGCATTACTCACATCTGTTGCACTGATAGCATTGATCGTGGGCTCAATCGGTATCATGAATATCATGCTGGTATCAGTAACTGAGCGCACACATGAGATTGGGATTCTGAAGTCGCTGGGTTTCACCAATTCTAATGTCCTGTTGCTGTTCATTGTTGAGTCAGTGGTCTTGAGTGTAATAGGCGGGCTGCTGGGTATTGGATTTGGAGTACTTGGTGCATATGGTGCACAGAGTTTAATGGAGCTGCCATCTGTATTTCCTATTGAATTGATCTTTGTGGGCTTTGCCGTTTCTGTCATTGTAGGTCTGATCGCAGGTATATATCCTGCAAACAAAGCAGCAAGGATGAACACTGTGGATGCTTTGCGGCATGAGTAA